The following are encoded together in the Coregonus clupeaformis isolate EN_2021a chromosome 24, ASM2061545v1, whole genome shotgun sequence genome:
- the myt1a gene encoding myelin transcription factor 1 isoform X6: protein MSQEASDTRTRTRSKGIRVPIELVGTELSSCPTPGCDGSGHVSGRYSRHKSVLGCPIVKKRKLAEAEAEAEENQPAPKKKTPSLKLAMDEGFNAADSDAGSEAEHKEEEESEEEEQEDKENNKTPNPLESMKADCTQVVPEDTEKVTSVEFDTIAATEVEAPQEDTEAATTTQQQASTEAEAETEAETEAEAETEAEAETEAETDTYRREEEVQVVAEIQAAEEEKEEEDEGTVDEDRTTEQPKGNDKTGRAEIEEKQKEEVGDEEEEEEEGVEEEKEEERQCVSQENSDHQYSSGDYSRHQAKEEGDEEEEEEEKEGEEKEVVEEKEEEEKEEEEEEEEEEEKEEEDEVIHVEPAISLASSTLAQKCEDKEVAPEEINICTLLTEEEEEEEEGEEETEAGEVEEEDQYSHKASPTTVVIEIRSEEEEEEEEDDCLSQGSGVTDDSETWDMTRGNLGLLEQAIALKAKQVRGPHDDQQSPEDQRYQSPDDRASKPMDPAIRHRGHHSKDKKEVKCPTPGCDGTGHVTGLYPHHRSLSGCPHKDRIPPEILAMHENVLKCPTPGCTGQGHVNSNRNTHRSLSGCPIAAAEKLAKGGQFTPSHPQPSVSEPPTGSPHSDRVLRPMCFVKQLEIPQYGYRPNMVPATPRANLAKELEKYSKVSFDYASFDVQVFGKPMLVPKMPATSQPSPKAIKSKPFPKASSPSHSLSGGYAKSSSSSSSSGYDYSHDAEAAHMAATAILNLSTRCWERPENLSTKQQDPAGKEIDIEVDENGTLDLSMKKPIKREGMQSPDPSSSSSSSSQQPGGVPLSQAHLQEEWEGPLDFTKPNCPKEEEEQDEMDFVAHSYTSSDAEDDDITQESMEDRKYPGEVTTSSFKVQFSPKDCKKEVLLCPTPGCDGSGHITGNYASHRSLSGCPLADKSLRTLMAAHSAELKCPTPGCDGSGHITGNYASHRSLSGCPRAKKGAVKTTPTKDDKEDSELLSRCPVPGCDSLGHISGKYATHRSAYGCPLAARRQKEGLLNGSPFSWKAFKTEGPTCPTPGCDGSGHANGSFLTHRSLSGCPRASANKKRTRFPGDEYITAKFRASDVLDNDEDIKQLNNEISELSESNSEMEDDMMNLHTQISSMEKNLKSMEEENKQIEERNDALYMELSGLSQALIRSLSNIQLPHIQEPMSEQNIDTYVDTLTHMFSNKDCYQNPENRALLESINQAVKGIEV, encoded by the exons CGTTCTCGGATGCCCAATAGTGAAGAAGAGGAAACTTGCGGAGGCGGAGGCAGAGGCAGAAGAGAATCAGCCTGCCCCTAAGAAAAAGACCCCGTCCCTGAAGTTGGCCATGGACGAGGGTTTCAACGCAGCAGACAGTGATGCTGGCAGTGAGGCGGAGcataaggaggaggaggagtcagaggaggaggagcaggaggataaAGAAAATAACAAAACGCCAAACCCACTGGAGTCCATGAAAG ccgattgcacacaggtggtaCCCGAAGACACAGAAAAAGTGACGTCTGTCGAGTTCGACACCATAGCTGCAACTGAAGTAGAGGCTCCGCAGGAGGACACAGAAGCAGCCACCACAACCCAACAGCAGGCTTCCACAGAGGCAGAAGCAGAAACAGAGGCAGAAACAGAGGCAGAAGCAGAAACAGAGGCAGAAgcagaaacagaggcagagacagatacATACAGACGCGAAGAGGAGGTGCAAGTAGTGGCAGAGATACAGGCCgctgaggaggagaaggaggaggaagatgaggggaCAGTTGATGAAGACAGAACAACAGAGCAGCCCAAAGGCAACGATAAAACAGGGAGAGCAGAGATTGAGGAGAAGCAAAAGGAGGAGGTAGGAgacgaggaagaagaggaggaggagggagtggaggaagagaaagaagaggagaggcaATGTGTGAGTCAGGAGAACTCAGATCATCAGTACTCCAGTGGCGACTACAGCAGGCATCAGGCAAAAGAGGAAGGAgatgaggaagaagaagaggaagagaaggagggagaggagaaggaggtagtggaagagaaggaggaggaagagaaggaggaggaagaggaggaggaggaagaggaggaaaaggaggaggaggatgaggtgaTCCACGTGGAGCCTGCCATCTCTCTTGCCTCTAGTACGCTTGCTCAGAAATGTGAGGATAAAGAAGTGGCCCCGGAGGAGATAAACATTTGTACCCTGTTgacagaagaggaggaagaggaggaggaaggagaggaggagacagaagcAGGGGAGGTGGAAGAAGAAGACCAATATTCTCACAAAGCCTCACCTACCACAGTGGTCATTGAGATACGatctgaggaggaggaagaggaggaggaagatgactGTCTCTCACAGGGTTCGGGCGTGACAGATGACTCGGAGACCTGGGATATGACCCGGGGGAACTTAGGGCTGCTGGAGCAAGCCATCGCACTAAAGGCCAAGCAGGTGAGAGGGCCGCACGACGACCAACAGTCTCCTGAGGACCAGCGCTACCAAAGCCCAGACGACAGGGCCAGCAAACCCATGGACCCAGCCATTCGACACAGAGGACACCACAGCAAAG ACAAGAAAGAGGTGAAATGCCCCACCCCTGGGTGTGATGGGACGGGCCATGTGACTGGGCTCTACCCCCACCACCGCAGCCTCTCTGGGTGCCCTCACAAAGACAGGATCCCACCTGAGA TCCTGGCCATGCACGAGAACGTGCTGAAGTGTCCAACTCCAGGATGCACAGGCCAAGGTCACGTCAACAGCAATCGCAACACACACCGCAG TCTGTCTGGTTGTCCCATCGCAGCTGCAGAGAAGCTCGCCAAGGGGGGCCAATTCACCCCCAGTCACCCCCAGCCTTCAGTCAGCGAGCCCCCAACTGGGAGCCCCCACTCAGACAGAGTTCTCAG ACCTATGTGTTTTGTGAAGCAGCTGGAGATCCCTCAGTATGGCTACAGACCCAACATGGTGCCTGCCACACCCCGCGCCAACCTGGCCAAAGAGCTGGAGAAATACTCCAAGGTTTCCTTCGACTATGCAAGCTTCGACGTCCAGGTGTTTGGGAAGCCTATGCTGGTTCCAAAGATGCCCGCCACCAGTCAACCCTCACCCAAAGCCATCAAAT CTAAACCATTCCCTAAGGCCTCGTCCCCAAGCCATAGCTTGTCAGGAGGATATGCAAAGAGCAgctcctcctcgtcctccagcGGCTACGATTACTCCCATGATGCTGAGGCTGCTCACATGGCTGCCACTGCCATCCTGAACCTGTCCACTCGCTGCTGGGAAAGGCCCGAGAACCTTAGCACCAAACAGCAGGACCCAGCCGGCAAG GAAATTGATATTGAAGTGGATGAGAATGGGACACTGGACCTGAGCATGAAGAAGCCCATCAAGAGGGAAGGGATGCAATCACCAGacccctcttcatcctcctcctcttcctcgcaGCAACCGGGAGGTGTTCCCTTGTCCCAGGCCCACCTGCAGGAGGAGTGGGAAGGGCCTCTGGACTTCACCAAGCCAAACTGTCccaaagaggaggaggagcaagATGAG ATGGACTTTGTGGCCCACTCCTACACCTCCTCTGATGCAGAGGATGATGACATCACTCAGGAGAGCatggaggacaggaagtaccCAGGCGAGGTCACCACGTCCAGCTTCAAGGTTCAGTTCTCGCCCAAAGACTGCAAAAAAGAAGTTCTACT ATGTCCCACCCCAGGTTGTGATGGCAGTGGGCACATCACTGGAAACTACGCGTCACATCGGAG TCTGTCAGGCTGTCCTCTTGCTGATAAGTCTCTTCGGACCCTCATGGCTGCCCACTCTGCTGAACTAAA GTGTCCGACCCCTGGATGCGATGGATCAGGTCACATCACTGGAAACTACGCCTCCCATAGAAG TTTGTCTGGATGCCCTCGTGCTAAGAAAGGTGCTGTCAAGACAACACCCACCAAGGATGACAAGGAAGACTCTGAGCTTCTAAG TAGATGCCCGGTGCCCGGCTGTGACAGCCTAGGCCACATCAGTGGGAAGTATGCCACCCACCGCAGTGCCTACGGGTGCCCCCTGGCAGCGCGGCGTCAGAAGGAGGGGCTCCTTAACGGCTCTCCTTTCTCCTGGAAGGCCTTTAAGACTGAGGGACCCACCTGTCCCACCCCCGGCTGTGACGGATCAGGACACGCCAATGGCAGCTTCCTCACACACCGCAG TCTCTCTGGTTGTCCCAGAGCCTCCGCTAATAAGAAGAGAACCAGGTTTCCTGGAGATGAGTACATTACAGCAAAGTTCAGGGCCAGCGATG TTCTGGATAATGATGAAGATATCAAGCAGCTGAACAATGAGATCAGTGAACTGAGCGAGTCCAACTCAGAGATGGAGGATGACATGATGAACCTGCACACACAG ATCTCGTCCATGGAGAAGAACCTGAAGAGTATGGAGGAGGAGAACAAGCAGATCGAGGAGAGAAACGATGCCCTGTACATGGAGCTGTCTGGCCTGAGCCAAGCTCTGATCCGCAGCTTGTCCAACATCCAGCTGCCACACATT CAGGAACCTATGTCGGAGCAGAACATTGATACATATGTGGACACCTTGACCCATATGTTCTCCAATAAAGATTGCTACCAAAACCCGGAGAACCGCGCTCTGTTGGAGTCCATCAACCAAGCGGTAAAAGGTATCGAAGTGTAG